The Kitasatospora setae KM-6054 genome contains a region encoding:
- the pyrB gene encoding aspartate carbamoyltransferase has product MSLIGKHILSSDLFDRDQLEELFELADVLAPVARGRQVTRVLEGAVMASLFFEASTRTRLSCETAFLRLGGGVTSSTGAEIMSISKGESLADTSRVVTGYCDLVVMRHPEVSAVHEFAAATNIPVVNCGNGAGEHPTQALLDMFTLHREFARIGLPMDGRRIALVGDLRHGRTVHSLIKLLSRYEGLTIVCVAPDSLGMPVELMELAENRGHRVEQSDQPRTGLKGADVIYTTRLQTERFADKPVPYSDDFRIDKALFSEVGGPDTVIMHPLPRDGRPGSNDLATDLNGDPRLAVFRQTDAGIPMRMALFASVLGVADAVADSLRPATWYRPEYTGPEDAPFYKNAR; this is encoded by the coding sequence ATGTCTCTCATCGGAAAGCACATTCTCTCCAGCGACCTCTTCGACCGGGACCAACTGGAGGAGCTCTTCGAACTGGCGGACGTGCTGGCACCGGTGGCCCGCGGCCGGCAGGTCACCCGGGTGCTGGAGGGCGCGGTGATGGCGAGCCTCTTCTTCGAGGCGAGCACCCGGACCCGGCTCAGCTGCGAGACGGCCTTCCTGCGCCTGGGCGGCGGGGTGACCAGCAGCACCGGCGCCGAGATCATGTCGATCTCCAAGGGCGAGTCGCTGGCCGACACCAGCCGCGTGGTCACCGGCTACTGCGACCTGGTGGTGATGCGCCACCCCGAGGTGAGCGCCGTGCACGAGTTCGCCGCGGCGACCAACATCCCGGTGGTCAACTGCGGCAACGGCGCCGGCGAGCACCCGACCCAGGCGCTGCTCGACATGTTCACCCTGCACCGGGAGTTCGCCCGGATCGGCCTCCCGATGGACGGCCGCCGGATCGCCCTGGTCGGCGACCTGCGGCACGGCCGCACGGTGCACTCGCTGATCAAGCTGCTCTCCCGCTACGAGGGCCTGACCATCGTCTGCGTCGCCCCCGACTCGCTCGGGATGCCCGTCGAGCTGATGGAGCTGGCCGAGAACCGCGGCCACCGGGTCGAGCAGAGCGACCAGCCGCGGACCGGCCTGAAGGGCGCCGACGTGATCTACACGACGCGGCTGCAGACCGAGCGGTTCGCGGACAAGCCGGTGCCGTACAGCGACGACTTCCGGATCGACAAGGCCCTGTTCAGCGAGGTCGGCGGCCCGGACACGGTGATCATGCACCCGCTGCCGCGGGACGGCCGCCCGGGCTCCAACGACCTGGCCACCGACCTCAACGGCGACCCGCGGCTGGCGGTGTTCCGGCAGACCGACGCCGGCATCCCGATGCGGATGGCGCTGTTCGCCTCGGTGCTCGGCGTGGCCGACGCGGTCGCCGACTCGCTCCGCCCGGCGACCTGGTACCGCCCGGAGTACACCGGGCCGGAGGACGCCCCGTTCTACAAGAACGCCCGCTGA
- a CDS encoding recombinase family protein: MRRNGKREPEIIPGEAAAIYCRISQADDEDQTGVDRQERICREIAERRGLVIDPRHVYVDNSRSAWRRNRKRPGWDELLGAASGREFRHIIAYHPDRLMRQPRDLEELLTVSDEHQILLHGEANRRNLSDPDDRFILRIEVAHACRSSDDTSRRLKSALQDRADAGLPHSGKRRFGYEVGGMKIIEEEAEIVREIFDRYLKGENPYAIALTLHKRGIKTVYGKAWTQGTVRALLDSRHVAGIRMHQGEELGPGNWPAIIDAGTWEETRARREFRSQIHQTNLQLRRFYLLRGLVMCGRCGTLMSGTKVGGSPSYLCVRRTRNDDKKCVRRIAAIKLEDFVRDAAIDLLGKLTVSGQLATTSLTDSAAEAVEADQQQLAELNEMWTAKEISTAEYRKMRKEIQARIAKAQRRVAVRPMKLLEGLTGPGARDAWFAEEMTDDRRNAVLRFLFSGVIIDASTKTPGLFDWDRIGIEQNQL; the protein is encoded by the coding sequence ATGCGACGTAACGGGAAGCGGGAGCCGGAGATCATCCCGGGCGAGGCGGCAGCGATCTACTGCCGGATCTCCCAGGCGGACGACGAGGATCAGACCGGCGTGGACCGCCAGGAGCGGATCTGCCGGGAAATCGCCGAGCGCCGGGGCCTGGTGATCGACCCCCGCCATGTCTACGTCGACAACAGCCGGTCCGCGTGGCGCCGCAACCGGAAGCGTCCTGGCTGGGACGAGCTACTCGGGGCCGCGAGCGGCCGGGAGTTCCGCCACATCATCGCTTACCACCCCGACCGCCTGATGCGGCAGCCGAGGGACCTCGAAGAGTTGCTCACGGTCTCCGACGAGCACCAGATCCTCCTGCACGGGGAGGCGAACCGGCGGAACCTCTCGGACCCCGATGACCGGTTCATCCTGCGCATTGAGGTGGCCCACGCCTGTCGGTCGTCGGACGACACCTCGCGGCGGCTCAAGTCAGCGCTCCAGGACCGGGCGGATGCGGGCCTGCCCCACTCGGGCAAGCGTCGGTTCGGCTACGAGGTGGGCGGCATGAAGATCATCGAGGAGGAGGCGGAGATCGTCCGCGAGATCTTCGACCGCTACCTCAAGGGCGAGAACCCCTATGCCATCGCCCTCACGCTGCACAAGCGCGGCATCAAGACGGTGTACGGGAAGGCGTGGACTCAGGGCACCGTCCGCGCGCTGCTCGACTCCCGGCACGTCGCCGGAATCCGCATGCACCAGGGCGAGGAACTCGGGCCCGGCAACTGGCCCGCCATCATCGACGCCGGCACCTGGGAGGAGACACGCGCCCGGCGCGAGTTCCGATCACAGATCCACCAGACCAACCTGCAGCTGCGGAGGTTCTACCTGCTGCGCGGCCTGGTGATGTGCGGCCGGTGCGGCACCCTGATGTCCGGCACCAAGGTCGGCGGCTCCCCCTCGTACCTCTGCGTCCGAAGGACGCGCAACGACGACAAGAAGTGCGTCCGACGGATCGCGGCCATCAAGCTGGAGGACTTCGTCCGGGACGCAGCGATCGACCTCCTCGGCAAGCTCACGGTCTCGGGGCAGTTGGCCACCACCTCGCTCACGGACAGCGCCGCCGAGGCGGTCGAGGCGGACCAGCAGCAGCTCGCCGAGCTGAACGAGATGTGGACGGCCAAGGAGATCAGCACGGCCGAGTACCGGAAGATGAGGAAGGAGATCCAAGCACGCATCGCCAAGGCTCAGCGGCGGGTGGCAGTGCGGCCGATGAAGCTCCTCGAAGGGCTGACCGGACCCGGCGCGCGAGATGCCTGGTTCGCGGAGGAGATGACCGACGATAGGCGGAACGCGGTGCTGCGGTTCCTGTTCTCCGGGGTGATCATCGACGCCTCTACGAAGACCCCTGGCCTCTTCGACTGGGACCGGATCGGCATCGAGCAGAACCAGCTCTGA
- a CDS encoding relaxase/mobilization nuclease domain-containing protein has translation MITTARSGTNTLKALKYLYGPGRRNEHTDPHLVASWDGLAPDPGRDWEATLAQLRDALDLHVVRYGRPVAKHVYHRMVRADPGDRNLSDEEWGQVARRVVAAAGIVPDGDPEGCRWVAVHHGDNHIHILATTVRADLTQARLRGDQYRTEAELTRIESELGLKDWSGTRTREYRAGIPKRAKSPELRKAERLGQGETGRERLRTGVRRALAGAADEGEFLARLTAQGIAFEVRRLPSGDAKGYTFALPTGDPGPPVWFSGSQLAADLTLPKIHERFAAGLDQPAPNRPGDQGRPAAVRYRASTTADRVTRSFDDEPQAGQVAAVVSGTIETLDALALTSPVLSRKEINQAARALEYAAVARTRTARSDLRTMRSAARELLYAGPTGGRGEEGTAAATILSSLILLALVIAKWHAAQGHRHQADAARTAADHLRTAYGRHAGRPIALLDTRGRQLPEPVRERQTATVRQVLPADQAVRVLAEDDWAALAATLAEAEAAGHDPAVLLTHAAGRRELASADSPAAVLTWRIRRDARLPVPAPTITPEDHRTAAALSRSTAARPAQPTPQPGMSRGPSLPAAPVPGPLATTSHRPVHRP, from the coding sequence GTGATCACCACGGCCCGCTCCGGCACGAACACGCTCAAGGCGCTCAAGTACCTGTACGGTCCGGGCCGGCGCAACGAGCACACCGACCCGCACCTCGTCGCGTCCTGGGACGGCCTCGCGCCCGACCCGGGCCGCGACTGGGAGGCCACTCTCGCGCAGTTGCGGGACGCCCTCGACCTGCACGTCGTCCGCTACGGCAGGCCGGTCGCCAAGCACGTCTACCACCGCATGGTCCGCGCCGACCCCGGCGACCGGAACCTGAGCGACGAGGAGTGGGGCCAGGTCGCCCGCCGGGTCGTGGCCGCCGCCGGCATCGTCCCCGACGGCGACCCGGAAGGCTGCCGGTGGGTCGCCGTGCACCACGGGGACAACCACATCCACATCCTTGCCACCACGGTGCGCGCCGACCTGACCCAGGCCCGTCTGCGGGGCGACCAGTACCGGACGGAAGCCGAGCTCACCAGGATCGAGAGTGAGTTGGGGCTCAAGGACTGGTCCGGTACCCGCACCCGCGAGTACCGGGCCGGTATCCCCAAGCGCGCCAAGAGCCCGGAGCTGCGCAAGGCGGAGCGGCTGGGGCAGGGGGAGACCGGGCGGGAGCGGCTTCGGACCGGTGTTCGCCGGGCCCTGGCCGGTGCGGCCGACGAGGGAGAGTTCCTCGCCCGCCTCACCGCGCAGGGCATCGCCTTCGAGGTCCGCCGCCTTCCCTCCGGCGACGCCAAGGGCTACACGTTCGCCCTGCCCACCGGCGACCCGGGCCCTCCGGTGTGGTTCTCCGGCAGCCAGCTCGCCGCCGACCTCACCCTGCCCAAAATCCACGAGCGCTTCGCCGCCGGCCTCGACCAGCCCGCACCCAACCGCCCTGGCGACCAAGGGCGTCCGGCCGCGGTCCGCTACCGGGCCAGCACCACCGCCGACCGCGTAACCCGCAGCTTCGACGATGAGCCCCAAGCCGGGCAGGTCGCCGCGGTGGTCAGCGGCACGATCGAGACGCTCGATGCCCTCGCCCTCACCAGCCCCGTCCTGTCCAGGAAGGAGATCAACCAGGCCGCCCGCGCCCTTGAATACGCCGCCGTCGCCCGCACCCGCACCGCCCGCAGCGACCTGCGCACGATGCGCTCGGCCGCCCGCGAACTCCTCTACGCCGGCCCCACCGGCGGCCGAGGAGAGGAAGGCACGGCCGCCGCCACCATCCTGTCCAGCCTGATCCTGCTCGCGCTCGTCATCGCCAAGTGGCACGCCGCCCAAGGCCATCGGCACCAGGCCGACGCCGCCCGCACTGCGGCCGACCACCTGCGCACCGCCTACGGCAGGCACGCCGGACGACCGATCGCACTGCTCGACACCCGGGGCCGCCAGCTCCCGGAGCCGGTCCGCGAGCGGCAGACGGCGACGGTCCGGCAGGTGCTGCCCGCCGACCAGGCCGTCCGGGTACTCGCCGAGGACGACTGGGCGGCGCTCGCGGCCACATTGGCCGAAGCCGAAGCAGCAGGCCACGACCCCGCCGTCCTGCTCACCCACGCCGCCGGCCGCCGGGAACTCGCCAGCGCCGACTCGCCCGCCGCCGTCCTCACCTGGCGCATCCGCCGAGACGCCCGCCTCCCGGTACCCGCCCCGACCATCACGCCCGAAGACCACCGCACCGCGGCAGCGCTGTCCAGGAGCACCGCCGCCCGCCCCGCCCAGCCAACTCCCCAGCCCGGCATGTCCCGTGGCCCATCACTACCGGCCGCCCCAGTGCCGGGACCGCTGGCGACCACATCGCATCGACCCGTCCACCGCCCCTGA
- a CDS encoding plasmid mobilization protein, producing MDGPVLPRAAAPGLHREGAAKQEETPAVEPTVPARPADRAEGASVRGPKRRRRDNANPKTKKLGFRCTAERAAQIKRLARETGLNVADYLERQALTPGGAGMVSRDEQLDEAVQALDAVRFQVARVGVNANQIAFQLNAQLGIEHGPAQATLDKATTLLVEARRAVAQVDVVAMRLAKAVRR from the coding sequence GTGGACGGGCCGGTGCTGCCGAGGGCGGCAGCACCGGGGCTTCACCGCGAGGGCGCGGCGAAGCAGGAAGAGACGCCCGCCGTCGAGCCGACCGTGCCCGCTCGCCCTGCCGACCGTGCTGAGGGCGCGAGCGTCCGCGGTCCCAAGCGCCGCCGCCGTGACAACGCGAACCCGAAGACGAAGAAGCTCGGCTTCCGCTGCACCGCGGAGCGCGCAGCGCAGATCAAGCGGCTCGCGCGGGAGACCGGCCTGAACGTGGCCGACTACCTGGAGCGCCAGGCGCTGACCCCGGGCGGCGCCGGCATGGTGTCCCGGGACGAGCAGTTGGACGAGGCTGTGCAGGCGCTGGATGCGGTGCGGTTCCAGGTCGCCCGGGTCGGCGTGAACGCCAACCAGATCGCCTTCCAGCTCAACGCCCAGCTCGGCATCGAGCACGGCCCTGCGCAGGCCACCCTGGACAAGGCCACGACGCTGTTGGTCGAGGCGCGCCGGGCCGTCGCGCAGGTCGACGTTGTGGCGATGCGTCTGGCGAAGGCCGTTCGCCGGTGA
- a CDS encoding DUF2637 domain-containing protein, protein MPNTPPRRTTRTERRVSAWDRVAVALLGAAGFVLSYDALQQMAAAIHVRGPLTYVFPMALDGFIAYGVRALLVLRAAPWPARAYTWLLFASATAASVWANALHAVRLNHLPDDGGGLRLGDSVVGLLSTLAPLALGGAVHLFILITRHGPRPDHYPVPDADAAPTRTATARVSGTPGGHTGDPSAAPDHGVAAEHGHEFGHRSAATLGSVRLAEAGTGGPSATPAGHRSGDRTVEEPARPVELTGCEVAGQGLSGIPADERTGDAAIGPEMASVPGPVGEEHTGTPDGVDGRTVGDDLSGTLPPDRTGRPVGRPPGASEEVLADIGRQAWQRTGRLSRASVRKAVRSQGVTISGDRLTDVMTILRAEKHAADRRDHR, encoded by the coding sequence ATGCCCAACACCCCACCCCGCCGCACCACTCGGACCGAGCGGCGTGTCAGCGCCTGGGACCGCGTCGCGGTCGCCCTCCTCGGTGCCGCGGGCTTCGTCCTGTCCTACGACGCGCTGCAGCAGATGGCCGCCGCGATCCACGTCCGCGGGCCGCTGACCTACGTCTTCCCGATGGCCCTCGACGGGTTCATCGCGTACGGGGTGCGCGCCCTGCTCGTCCTGCGCGCCGCCCCGTGGCCGGCCCGCGCCTACACCTGGCTGCTGTTCGCCAGTGCCACCGCCGCCAGCGTCTGGGCCAACGCCCTCCACGCCGTTCGCCTCAACCACCTGCCCGACGACGGGGGCGGGCTGCGGCTGGGCGACAGCGTGGTCGGACTGCTGTCCACCCTCGCCCCGCTCGCCCTCGGTGGCGCGGTCCACCTCTTCATCCTCATCACCCGCCACGGTCCCCGTCCGGACCACTACCCCGTTCCGGACGCCGACGCAGCCCCGACCCGGACCGCGACGGCCAGGGTGTCCGGAACTCCCGGCGGTCACACCGGTGACCCGTCAGCCGCCCCGGACCACGGGGTGGCTGCGGAGCACGGCCACGAGTTCGGGCACCGGTCCGCGGCAACCCTCGGCAGCGTCCGGTTGGCTGAAGCCGGGACCGGTGGCCCGTCCGCAACTCCCGCAGGCCACCGGTCCGGGGACCGGACCGTCGAGGAGCCCGCGCGTCCCGTCGAGCTCACTGGCTGCGAAGTCGCAGGTCAGGGCCTGTCCGGAATTCCCGCCGACGAGCGGACGGGCGATGCTGCCATCGGTCCGGAGATGGCATCGGTGCCCGGCCCGGTGGGCGAGGAGCATACCGGGACTCCGGACGGCGTCGACGGTCGGACCGTCGGGGACGACCTGTCCGGAACTCTCCCGCCGGATCGGACGGGCAGGCCAGTCGGCCGTCCGCCGGGTGCGTCCGAGGAAGTGCTCGCCGACATCGGCCGCCAGGCGTGGCAGCGGACCGGACGGCTCAGCCGCGCCAGTGTCCGCAAGGCCGTCCGCTCCCAGGGCGTGACGATCTCCGGCGACCGCCTCACCGACGTCATGACCATCCTGCGCGCCGAGAAGCACGCCGCCGACCGCCGGGACCACCGCTGA
- a CDS encoding DnaB-like helicase N-terminal domain-containing protein, with amino-acid sequence MPPHDLDAEAMVLGTGMFQAEAIDVIRPILEPGDFYRPAHSDIWRALLALRDEGAPTDPTAVGAQLAKGGNLSRVGGPTYLHRLFTASVPVSGADYHAQIVREKAELRRWQATAVRLLQQSGAEGADPERIRAALDAELTSSADRGFGVRGQRLTRFAVDGWSFVQDLGDQVAPIWGSREQTAWADGESLMLVGPPGVGKTTIAHQVVLARLGLLSAVLDMPVAEGERVLYLAMDRPPQIARAFARRVMPADHRHLAERLVFWTGPLPASLDREPNLLAEMAEAHRADTVVIDSLKDVVGKLTDDEAGLAYNNARQRLLRSGTQLLELHHQRKSGGDAKRGERPVLDRVYGSAWFTAGAGSVLFLAGAAGDPIVKLHQLKTVTGDVGPLSVVHDHTRGTSTVEATLDPAAILTAAPQGMTARELACRLTGEADPDRSDIEKARRRLETLVKTGRATRQDGATGGSGGGQQTRYRSTVRHIAAVS; translated from the coding sequence GTGCCGCCGCACGACCTGGACGCCGAGGCGATGGTGCTGGGCACCGGCATGTTCCAGGCGGAGGCGATCGACGTGATCCGCCCGATCCTGGAGCCGGGCGACTTCTACCGACCCGCCCACAGCGACATCTGGCGCGCACTGCTCGCGCTGCGCGACGAGGGCGCCCCGACCGACCCGACCGCGGTGGGAGCCCAGCTCGCCAAGGGCGGCAACCTCAGCCGCGTCGGCGGCCCCACCTACCTGCACCGCCTGTTCACCGCCTCCGTCCCGGTCTCGGGCGCGGACTACCACGCGCAGATCGTGCGGGAGAAGGCCGAGCTGCGGCGCTGGCAGGCCACCGCCGTTCGGCTGCTGCAGCAGTCCGGTGCCGAGGGCGCCGACCCGGAGCGGATCCGGGCCGCGCTCGACGCGGAGCTGACCTCGTCCGCCGACCGTGGCTTCGGCGTACGCGGGCAGCGGCTGACCAGGTTCGCGGTGGACGGCTGGTCCTTCGTCCAGGACCTCGGCGACCAGGTCGCCCCGATTTGGGGCAGCCGCGAGCAGACCGCCTGGGCGGACGGCGAGTCCCTGATGCTGGTCGGCCCGCCCGGGGTGGGAAAGACCACGATCGCCCACCAGGTCGTCCTGGCCCGCCTCGGCCTGCTGTCGGCCGTGCTCGACATGCCGGTCGCCGAGGGCGAGCGCGTCCTGTACCTGGCGATGGACCGCCCGCCGCAGATCGCCCGCGCCTTCGCCCGCCGTGTCATGCCCGCCGACCATCGCCACCTCGCGGAGCGGCTGGTGTTCTGGACCGGCCCGCTCCCCGCGTCGCTGGACCGGGAGCCGAACCTGCTCGCCGAGATGGCCGAGGCCCACCGCGCGGACACCGTGGTCATCGACAGCCTCAAGGACGTCGTCGGCAAGCTCACCGACGACGAGGCCGGCCTCGCCTACAACAACGCCCGCCAGCGGCTCCTGCGCTCCGGCACCCAGCTGCTGGAGCTGCACCACCAGCGCAAGTCCGGCGGGGACGCGAAGCGCGGCGAGCGGCCGGTCCTGGACCGGGTGTACGGGTCGGCGTGGTTCACCGCCGGAGCGGGCAGCGTGCTGTTCCTCGCGGGCGCGGCCGGGGATCCGATCGTGAAGCTGCACCAGCTCAAGACCGTCACCGGCGACGTCGGTCCGCTGTCGGTGGTCCACGACCACACCCGGGGCACCTCCACCGTCGAGGCAACCCTCGACCCGGCCGCCATCCTCACCGCCGCCCCGCAGGGCATGACCGCCCGTGAGCTGGCCTGCCGCCTGACCGGAGAGGCGGATCCCGACCGCTCCGACATCGAGAAGGCCCGCAGGCGCCTGGAAACCCTGGTCAAGACGGGCCGGGCCACCCGGCAGGACGGCGCCACCGGCGGGAGCGGTGGCGGCCAGCAGACCCGCTACCGCTCCACCGTCCGCCACATCGCCGCCGTCTCCTGA